GCAGCAGACGCTCGATCTGCCCGGTCGTACCCTCAGCTTCGCCGCGACCGCCGGTTCGATCCGCGTGTTCGACGGCAAGGGCGAGCCGCTGGCCGACATCGCTTACACCTCCTACGAGCTCGACGGTGCCGACCGCGGCACACGTCCGGTCACCTTCCTGTTCAACGGCGGACCCGGCGCATCCTCGGCCTGGCTCCAGTTCGGTGCGGCCGGGCCGTGGCGCCTGCCGCTCCACGGCGAAGCTCTTTCACCGTCGGCCTCGCCCGAAGTGAAGCCGAACGCGGACACCTGGCTCGACTTCACCGATCTCGTCTTCATCGACCCCGTCAGCACCGGCTACAGCCGCTTCGTCGCCAGCGGCGAAGACGCGCGAAAATCGTTCTACTCGGTCGACGGCGACGCCAATGCGATCGCGCTGGTGATCCGCCGCTGGCTGGAGAAGCACGACCGGCTGACCTCGCCGAAATATGTCGCGGGCGAAAGCTACGGCGGCATCCGGGGGCCAAAGGTCGTGCGCCAGTTGCAGCTCCAGCACGGCGTCGGTGTCAGGGGATTGATCCTGGTGTCGCCGCTGCTGGACTTCCGCGAGTTCACCGGCACCAGCCTCCTGCAATATGTCGCGGCCTTGCCGAGCTACGTGGCGGTCGCGCGCGAGGCCAAAGGACCGGTCACGCGCACCGATCTCGCCGACGTCGAGACTTATGCGCGCGGCGAATTCCTGGCCGACCTCGTCAAGGGCGAGGCGGACAGGGAGGCCACCAACCGGCTCGCCGACAAGGTCGCCGAGCTCACCGGCATCGACCAGGCGGTGAGCCGCAGGCTTTCCGGCCGCTTCGACGTCGGCGAATTCCGCCGCGAGTTGGACCGCAAGAACGGCAAGGTGACCGGACGCTATGACGGCTCCGTGCGCGGCCTCGATCCCTATCCGGATTCGAGCAACTCGCGCTTCGGCGATCCCTCGGGTGACTCGCTCCAGGCGCCCCTGACGAGCGCGGCGGTCGACGTGCTGACACGCAAGCTGAACTGGCGGCCCGATGGCTCCTACGAGGTCCTGAACGGCGCCGTCGAGGGCCAGTGGGACTTCGGCCGGGGCATCAACCCGCCGCAGTCGGTGTCGGAGCTGCGCCAGATCCTTGCCACGGACACGCGGCTGAACGTGCTGGTCGGACACGGCCTGTTCGATCTCGCCACGCCCTATTTCGGAACCAGGCGGGTGCTCGACCAGCTCCCGGCCTTCGCGAGCCAGCGCGTCAAGTTCGTCGTCTACCCCGGCGGCCACATGTTCTATTCGCGCGACGGCTCGCGGCAGGCGTTCCGCAGCGAGGTCGAGGCGCTGATCAGGGAGTAGGCCGCCGCTTGCGCGGCTTGTATCTCCGCTCAATCTCCTTCGCCACGACGCCCGCAGGCTTCACGTTGGCACCCGCGATCCAGATGTCGCTCACCTTGCCGCGCTTGTCGCGGACGCGGCGCACCGGCTCGCCGTGGCTGGAATAGCCGGCGGCCCAGGCGAGCTTGCCGGTGTCGCGGCCGGTGACCTCGATCTCGGCGGCGTCCATGAACGGATTGTTGAATTGCGGATTGGCGATCAGCACGCGGTTGCCCGCGGGCACGAAGTCGCTCGCGCCCCAGACTGTCCACCAGCGGCCGGTCCAGTCGCGCACGCCCCGGTCGGGTGCACCGCGGCTCCTGAACACGCGCAGGATCTGCATCGCGCCATCCATCCAGAACGGCGCCGCGCCGTCGATGGAGTTGCTGAGGATGCTGATGGCGAGCTCGCATGCGGGGATCGAGCAGGTCCGCGAGATGTAGCCCTGGAAACCGCCGCCATGACCGAACCAGTCCCAGCCGTCGGTCCTGCCGGCGTTGACGCCGAGGCCGTAGTAGGCCTCAAAACTTTGCGGAACGCGCCAATGCTGCCGCGTCATCTCGCGGCGGCTGGCAACCGACAGCACGCTCTTTTTGGCATTGGGTGCGAGCTGCGCGAAGAAGCGGGCGGTGTCGGCGGCGGTGGCGACGAAGCCCGCGGCCGATGCCATCGCATGCGCGGGATTGTCGCCCGGGATCACGCAGCGCTCGCCGAACGGCAGCTTTCGCGTATGGCCGCGCGCGAACGCAGCGCCCCTGGGCGGCGGCGCGTCCGGCTCGGTCTCGCGCAGGCCCGCGGGCGCGATGATCTCGCGCTTGATCCAGGTGGAGTAGGGCTCCTTCGTCACGGCTTCGATCACGAGGCCCATCAGGCCAAAGCCGTGATTGGAATATTTGAAGCGCGTGCCGGGCTCGATCGCGGTCGGCAGCTTCAATTCCGCGAGCAGCTCTTTCGCGTCAAGATAGGGGCGGCTGTCGATGAACTGGCCGGAATCGGCGCCGTCGCGCGTCAGCCCCGCGCTGTGCGAGAGCACCTGTGCAATGGTCGTCTCGGCGACGCGCGGATTGAGGCCGCCGACATATTGGCCGACCGGATCGTCGAGCCGGAGCCTCTTCTGCTCGCGCAGCTTCATGATGCCGGCCGAGGTAAAGCTCTTCGAATGCGAGGCGATGCGGAAGCGGTGGCGCGGGGTGAGTTTTTCGCCGGTGTCGAGATTGGCAAGGCCGAACGCATGCTCGGCGACGATTTCGCCGCGGTGGGCGAATGCGACGATGACGCCTGGCTGCTGGAATGTCGTCTGCTGAAATTCGATCCAGGAGCTGATGTAGTCGATCGCGGATCGCAGCCACGTGTCCATTGCGCACCAATTTGCGGGGGAGGATTGGTGCGCAAGGCTAGCCGAGAAAGCGGAACGGGCACAACCGAAAGGTTGTGCCCGTTCGCGAGGTTGCAGGATGCGCTGTCTTTAGTAGACGAGCGTCGCGCCAGTCGGCTTGTCGAGCGCTGCGGCCAGCGAGCGATATTCGGAGCTGTCGGTGCCGGCGAGCGAGGCAATCTTGTTCAGATGATACTGCGCCTGCTCGCGGTTGCCCTGCTCGAGCTGCCAGAGGCCGTAATACTGCCAGGTGCGGACGTGGTTCGGATCATCCTTCAGCGCGATCTCGTAATAGACCTTCGACGACTGGTAGTCGCCGAGCTTGCGATAGGAGTAGCCGATCAGGTTCGCAACGTCGGCGACGTCGTCCCGCTTGAGCGACTTCAGCTGGCTGATCGCGCCGGTGTAGTCGTGGTTGTCGTAGATCGTGGTGTAGGCGGTGCGATAGGCCGCGAGGAATTTGGGATCGCTGATGGAGGAGCTCTTCTTCTTGCCCTTCTTGGACGAGGAGTCCGACTTCGGCGGCGAGGAGGGCTCGTCACTGCCCGCGGCATAGGCGCTGGACAGCACCGGCGCCGCCGCCAGTGTCATGGCGACTAGTCCCGGCACAAGAAGCATTGAGAGTTTGCGCATCTAAGTTCTCCCGTATGGAACGTGGCGATCCTACACGATTGCCCGAAGACCGGAACACCCATCGGGCAGAAACATTCCCGCTTCGCACGATCTATTCTCCCCATGGCAGATGACAAACTTGTCATCCAGATGAACGGAAGCCTGCAACCGGCTTCAGACTGGGTTCAGTGCGTGGCGCCTAGGCTCCCACCTACGATCGAAGGGTCGGCGAGAGGGCGCCGCCTCAAGATCCTTCCAAGAGGAGACCACCATGCTGAAGACCATTTCCGCAGCCTTGCTCGCAGCTTCCGTGATCGCAGC
This is a stretch of genomic DNA from Bradyrhizobium sp. CB2312. It encodes these proteins:
- a CDS encoding peptidase S10 encodes the protein MVTTLRTPRRAILVLAVSIFAVAGVARADDPPQPRAETAAPAGQKGGRGSGPQGASQTSSSPAELHRLPPDSTTQQTLDLPGRTLSFAATAGSIRVFDGKGEPLADIAYTSYELDGADRGTRPVTFLFNGGPGASSAWLQFGAAGPWRLPLHGEALSPSASPEVKPNADTWLDFTDLVFIDPVSTGYSRFVASGEDARKSFYSVDGDANAIALVIRRWLEKHDRLTSPKYVAGESYGGIRGPKVVRQLQLQHGVGVRGLILVSPLLDFREFTGTSLLQYVAALPSYVAVAREAKGPVTRTDLADVETYARGEFLADLVKGEADREATNRLADKVAELTGIDQAVSRRLSGRFDVGEFRRELDRKNGKVTGRYDGSVRGLDPYPDSSNSRFGDPSGDSLQAPLTSAAVDVLTRKLNWRPDGSYEVLNGAVEGQWDFGRGINPPQSVSELRQILATDTRLNVLVGHGLFDLATPYFGTRRVLDQLPAFASQRVKFVVYPGGHMFYSRDGSRQAFRSEVEALIRE
- a CDS encoding serine hydrolase domain-containing protein — encoded protein: MDTWLRSAIDYISSWIEFQQTTFQQPGVIVAFAHRGEIVAEHAFGLANLDTGEKLTPRHRFRIASHSKSFTSAGIMKLREQKRLRLDDPVGQYVGGLNPRVAETTIAQVLSHSAGLTRDGADSGQFIDSRPYLDAKELLAELKLPTAIEPGTRFKYSNHGFGLMGLVIEAVTKEPYSTWIKREIIAPAGLRETEPDAPPPRGAAFARGHTRKLPFGERCVIPGDNPAHAMASAAGFVATAADTARFFAQLAPNAKKSVLSVASRREMTRQHWRVPQSFEAYYGLGVNAGRTDGWDWFGHGGGFQGYISRTCSIPACELAISILSNSIDGAAPFWMDGAMQILRVFRSRGAPDRGVRDWTGRWWTVWGASDFVPAGNRVLIANPQFNNPFMDAAEIEVTGRDTGKLAWAAGYSSHGEPVRRVRDKRGKVSDIWIAGANVKPAGVVAKEIERRYKPRKRRPTP
- a CDS encoding tetratricopeptide repeat protein, yielding MRKLSMLLVPGLVAMTLAAAPVLSSAYAAGSDEPSSPPKSDSSSKKGKKKSSSISDPKFLAAYRTAYTTIYDNHDYTGAISQLKSLKRDDVADVANLIGYSYRKLGDYQSSKVYYEIALKDDPNHVRTWQYYGLWQLEQGNREQAQYHLNKIASLAGTDSSEYRSLAAALDKPTGATLVY